Sequence from the Maribellus comscasis genome:
ACAAACACAGCCAATTGATCTTATTTTTATTGATACCGATTTATCAAAAATATCCGGGCTTGATTTTATAAAGAGTCTCGATGATAAACCCTTATTTATTTTTTATTCATCAAATGCCAATCTTGCCATTGAAGGTTTTAACCTGAATGCAATTGACTTTTTGTTAAAACCATTTTCTTTTGACCGCTTTTTAAAGGCTGCCAATAAAGCCCTTCTTCATTATACATTTCGTGAGAAAAAATCGGGACACGAAAAAGAAAAGGAAAGTGTGGAAAACAATGGCCAGTCCAATGAGTTTGTGCTGGTAAAGACCGATTACCAGACCATTTTGGTGCGGCTCGACAACATTCTTTATATTGAAGGATTAAAAGATTATATTAAAATATATACCTCACAAAATGCCAAACCGATTATTACATTAAATTCATTAAAACGTCTACAGCAAAATCTCCCGTCCGAGAAGTTTTCACGGATTCACAAGTCATATATTGTTGGGCTTGACCACATAAAGGCAATCAACAAAACCCAGGTGGTTATAAACGATAAATACATTCCGATTGGAGAAAGCTATAAAAACATTTTTTTGAACCGGATGGAAGAACTGAGGATCTGATTACCCAAAATCCCTGATTCATTGTTCCGTTTTTATCGTATGATTGTGCGCACCTTTCGCTTTTTTTGATTGCATTCCTGCGAAAGCCCGGGCAGTCTTCTTATCTTAATCCAGTTTATTGAAAAAATCGATTAGATTAGGGATGAAAATATCTAATCTTTTAGAGCTGATTAATTCACTAGCTAAGGTAAAATCTTGAGGAATTTTTTGGAAAAAATGAAAGGGTAAACGGATGAAAACAAATGATAATAAAGGGATACAAAATAAAATAAACGTAATTTAACGTTAGTCAATATTTAAACCAGATGAAAGATATACAAAAGGATTGGATAGAAACAGGATACCGTACCTTTGCATTAGAAGGCCCGAAAGGGCTTAAAATTGAACGGATTTCAAAAGAAATAGGGAAAAATAAATCTTCTTTCTATCACCTTTTTGCTGATCTTGAAATATTCACAAGTATATTGTTATCACACCACATAGAACAGTCTAAAATTGTGACTGTAAAAGAATCGGGTTGTACAGACCTTAATGACTTAATAGAGGTATTAGTTGAACATAAAATCGACCTCTTATTCAATCGGCAATTGCGAGTAAATAGAGAAAATATTGAGTTCAAAAAATGTTTTCAAACCGTAAATGAGATGACCATCCTGGCAATTGTTCCTTTATGGTACGAGTTGCTCAGTATTGATAAGAATTTACCCTTAAATGAATTAGTTTTAAAACTTTCACTCGAAAATTTTTTCCTTCAAATAACAGATGAAACAATAAATAAAGATTGGCTTCACGAATATTTTAAAGGCTTAAAAACTTTAGTATCAAAAGTCTGATTAATATATTGAACTTTTAGCGATTAGACGGAGGCGTCTAAAATACCTCGTATTTAGTACGTTAATTTGACCGTAATTAAAAAACAAATAATTATGGAAGGATTAAAAAACAAAGTTTACGTATTCGCAGGAGCCGGAGGCATTGCAGACGGGGTGGCACAATTTTTAGGTACCGGAGGTGCCAAAATTGTAGTTGGTGATATTGTTTTATCAAACGCTCAGAGATGTGTGGATGTTATAAAAGAATCCGGAGGAGATGGAATTGCGACAACACTGGACATTTCTAATGAAGGACAGGTTAAGAATTTGATTTCTTTGGGTGTAAATACCTATGGAAAAATAAATGGATTATTCAATGTTGCGGCAAACATAAATCCGGAGGAAGTGGCAAAGGATACAAATCCATTGGATATAGATATACAAGACTGGCAAAAAAATATCGATATCAATTTAACCGGTTATTTATTAACCTCTAAATATGCGTTACCACACATTTTGGAAGCAGGAGGAGGCTCTATTGTCAATACAATATCTGATGCTGTGTATGCTGCGATGCCTGATAAATTAAGCTATTCGGTTACAAAAGCAGGAATCGGAGCTTTGACAAGAAATGTAGCCAGCAGATTTGGGAAGCAAGGCGTTCGTTGTAATGCTGTTTCTCCAGGTTTAGTTGTAACTGAGAGTGGTTTAAAAAACTCCGGTCATTTGGTAGAAATGGTTATGCAAATGATACCTGCCCCACGTGTTGGAAAACCTGAAGATATGGGAGCTATGGTTGCTTTTCTGCTTTCAGATAATTCTGAATGGATTACGGGTCAAACTATATGTGTGGATGGCGGTGCCGTAATGAGAACTTGATTCTCAAGCATATGTAATAATTGGATTACATTCAGATTAATAAAACACCCATATTATTATGTATAAGAAATAGCGGTTTGAGTGCCAACTCGAACCGTTTTTTCATTAGATTAAAGTATCTTGTAAACCGAAAAGTAATTGCAATAAATCCGCTACTGCTCTTACACGATATTGTTGAAGCACATTCAGCAAGCGCTGACTTTTGTCGGCGAAACTTCGTTTCAATGTGTCCAAAAGAAATGTGCTTCAATGCTGAGCTAAGCATTGTGCCCAATTGCAAAAAACATACTGCAATGATAAAACTACAGATGAATAAATTAGGATTATTTATATTAATGCTTCTTGCCATTCCTCAGATTACTGTTTGTCAGAATGGAGAGAAAGAGTATAATATTGGTTACAAATCAAACGTGTATAGAGATTATTCTCGTGATGATAATTTGTTAAACAAAGAACAGAATTTGCGGAATTCAATAAACAACTATCGGGTTGTTACCATATCAATGTGGTATCCATCAAACATTACAGAGTCTGATGAAAAAGTGAAATTTGGTAATTTTTTACCCACAATTGAATTGAATGAGAAAAAAGATTACAATGTAAAAGATTCTATAATAAGCCCTGCTGATAAATTTGCTGACTATTATAACATCAGTAAGGCTCATTTTTCAAGTCTAATAAATTACACAACACAATCATATTTAAACTCAAAACACTTAGATGAAAAATATCCTTTAGTAATATATATTCCCGGAATGAATGGGTTTTCTTTTGAAAATCATATGTTATGTGAGGAAATTGCGAAGCAAGGATATGTTGTAATATCCTTCAATTCCAAAGGTTCAGATAAGAGATGGATGGAGCCCAATACGATAGATTATGAGAATCAAATACGTGATGTTCAGTTTTTAATCGCAGAAACAAATAACTTATCATTTGTCGACAATTCTAAAATCTGTTTAGTTGGTCATAGCATAGGGGGATATGTAAATATATTGACAAAAATAAGGGATAACAGAATTTCCTCACTGGTGTCGCTTGATGGTTCAATAGTACATGACTTAAACAGATATAAGGAATTTGTTTACAACGATTTAAATAAAGTAAATTGTCCGGTTTTGTCAATTTCAACCCAAGATTTCAATAAAGCAAGGATATATCTTGATAGTATGAGTCACGCTGACAGATACTATTGCAAAACTTTAACTTTTAATCATAAAGATTTTAAATCAATCACATATTTACTACAAACCTCTGTTGATTCAGTAAAATTTAAAGCGTACCAGAAATTAAACAATCTGATAGTATTATTTATAAATAAAGTCAATAACAATAAAAAACAGGGAGGATTTGATGAATTAAGCAATAATCTGTCAAACAGTGGACTTGTCACAACCTCATATTTACCTTCGATACCCGATTTTTCTGACTTTAAATTTATGGTTTATAACGCCAATTTTGATAATATGATAAGGGTATATAAAAATACAGTTAAACAACACCCGTCGTTTGAACTTTCAAAAAATGAATTATACGATTGGGGAAATAGCTTGAGATATTACGGTTATTTCAGCCAGGCTATTCAAGTTTATCAGCTACTTATTGATTTGTATCCTGATTATATTTCAGGTTACAATGGAATGGCAAGAACACTTTTATTGCAAGACGATAATAAAGAAGCAATAAAGGTTTATAAACTTGCATTGAAAATTGATCCCAATAATGAAAGCATCAAAAGGAAATTAAATAAAATGACAACAGAAAAAAGCAACTAAAGCCCAACATATGGTATTTGACATGGCTGGAGGGTGGCTCGAATCTACACAGTCGAATCTTGTGCCTGCCTCGTTTTCGGTCGGACAGTCAGACTCTCGTCTGACAAGTAACTATTGGAAAAACATTTGATCAAATTGAATCAGATTTTAAAAATTACAGAGAAATTGCAGACAGAACAAAAAAAATAAAAAACAAAAATGACTAATTTTCAAGAATCAAAAGAATATAAAGACAGGCTGGAAAAGATTGAAAAAATCAAAAATATTCTTACAAATTGGAATCCGTTAGGAGAACAGGCAAAAAGTGTAAGTGACCTTGATAATTATGATACCGAGGCAAATGATATTTACTTCCATTTTGTAAGCGAAATAGATTTTCAAAAAAGTAAAAACCCGTTAAAAAGAATCCAAACAATAACAAAAGAAGTATTAAACGAGGCATTCAATCTTTGGTTAAGTGACAAAGAATGTGAAAAACCAGCTAAAAATATAATGGAAATACTAAAATAAAACACCAACGCATAAACCACTGCACATCATAGGGTGGGGTTGGTCGTAATAAACAGTTAATCAATGAGAGACCGGATATTAATATTAGTCATTCTAATCTTCGTTCCGTATAGCAATAAAGGACAAGAGAGAGAATGGCTGTTAAACAAAGATTCTGTTTTTACATCTATTTCTTCTGAACATTTTAATCTGTCATTAGTGTCCGGTAAAAATTTACCGGACACTAATGTTGCAAAATAATCGGGCATTACCGTTACAAAAGGTAGAAAAACAAAATAATCAGTGGGTTTTCAGCGAACAAAAAGGATTGAAACCGTATATTTCATAATAAAAACAAAAAATCCCGATGACCTATTTTAATAAAAAAACCAGAATAACCGCATCGGCAATGGGAGTGTTGCTTGGTTTGGCAGGCATTGTTAATCACGGAGTATTTGAGATTCTTCAGGGCTTTACTCCTACCAACGGATTTTATATTGAAGCCATTGGCGAAGCCCATCGATTTTGGCTTTATGGAACGGAAGGGGCTTTTACAATAATTCATAATTTTCTGATTACAGGCATTTTTGCAGTCCTGGCAGGTTTAGCCATAATTGTTTGGTCTTTGAAGTATATCCATACCAAACATGGTACAACCATTTTCCTGTTATTAACTGTTTTATTAATTCTTGTTGGCGGTGGAATCGGTTTTATTATCGTTTTTATTCCCACATGGGCTTTTGCCAGCCAAATAAACAAAGCGCTGGGTTGGTGGAAAAAAATATTTCCCTTCGGCCTAAGAAAAATATTGTCTTCGTTTTGGATCTTCAGTTTAGCTGCAGCAATGATTTCGTGGTTGATTGTTATGGAACTGGGAATTTTTGGTTATATCCCGGGGCAAAACAATCCTGACATCATCCTAGACACTGTTTTCATATTATTATTTTCTTCAGCATTTTTAACATGTATAAGCTTTATTTGCGCATATTCCGGAGATATCAACCGGTGAAACAACCAAGGCAGAAAACCCAAAAACAAACTATCTGTCAAGCACTAAGATAACCTGGCTGTTTGAACACAAATACAGTCAAGCTGAACGATTGTAACTTATTCACCTTGCTAAACGTCTCACCGCTAAAAAACCAGAAAACTTTATGAAAAACATCTCAAACAGAAATCTTTGGGTCGACTATTTACGGTCGGCAATAACTGTGATGGTGGTAGCACATCATTCATCACTTGCCTATACTACTTTCGCCCGATTTGACAAAGAGACCTATATCAATTCAACACATGCTATCGTTGATACAAAAAGGTGGGTCGGCCTTGATATCTTTGAAAATTTTAATGATGTATTTTTTATGTCACTTATGTTTCTGGTAGGTGGGCTATTTTTAATAAAAAGTGTCAATAAAAAAGGCACAATTACTTTTATAAAAGACCGATTTTACAGACTTTTCATACCCTTTTTATTATTGGGAACCGGTTTTATGCTCATTGCTTATTTTCCTTCCTATTATGTTGGCCACAATAACTTTGACATTTTAGCTTATGTAAAAGATTTTTTCGGACCAGAAAAATGGCCGGTTGGCCCCCCCTGGTTTATATGGATACTATTTCTTTTTAATCTTCTCTTTGCTTTGTGTCAACCTCTCTTTTCAAAATTGAGCAATAACTTTGGCACAAAACTTTCAAATGCAAAAAACAAACCTTTTTCTTTTTTCCTTTTTTTGTTTTGTATCACATGGATACTTTATGTACCTCTTTCATACACAGTTGGGGCTGGCAAATGGGTAGGATTTGGTCCTTTTGATTTTCAGTTAAGCCGAATATTTCTCTACTTTGGATACTTTGCACTTGGGATTCTGCTCGGAAACACAAATTTCAACAGCGAAATATTTTCAAACCATTCTGCAACGGTAAAAAAATGGTGGCTTTGGCTTTTGTTGTCTCTGCTTGTTTATTCCACTTTAACTGCAGTTTCCGAGCCTTTAAAACAAATGTTAGAGAACAACCTTATTAAAGAATTTTATGCGTGGATGATTTATTATGTAATTTATGCCGCGTCGTGTACAATTAGTAGTATTGCCTTTATAACAAGTTTTAGAAAACTGGCAAATAAAGAAAATAAACTTTGGAATTCACTATCAGAAAACGCCTATTTGATATACCTGATTCATTATATTTTTGTTGTCTGGTGTCAGTTCCTGTTGTTAAGATTTGATATTCCGGCTTTTATTAAATTTTCGTTGACATTCATATTGTCTTTCTTTTTGAGTTGGCTTTGTAGTGTTCAGCTAAGAAAAATAAGAGTTATAGAAAAGTACGTATAACCTGATAAAAACAGGTCGACATCAGAAAACAATAACCAGAATTTTGAGTTTAAACTGTGGATGTCCGTAATTAACAAAAGCGTTACAATTGCCGGATCCAGGAATAATATTTCCATTGGTAATGAATCAACGCCCTTTGTCTCTGTCATTTATTAAACGGCAGGCGAGAACTCGAAGCAGCTTCTCTTTACATTAGGTTAAAGATAAAATAGCTGGTTCTTTTGTGGCTCATTTTTTGTTAAATACCAAATAAATCAATAAAGTTGAGTTTCATTTTCAGCTTATTTCCAAAACTAAAATATAATACCATGAAAGTAAAAATCTTTTTGTTCGCAGTTATTCAACTATCGGTTGTGCATATTTGTGCCCAAAGTCTGGAAGAATCTTTGGGAGGAATTGAAACCAACTTCCAGTTTTTTTCCAATAATATCGATTTGAAAGTAACTGACCAGTTCATAATTAAGAGAGCCGAAAAGAAGGCGTCTGCAAGTACCAACTATTCAGCCAATTCCGCTTATGGCTACGGCTATGGATATCAGTCTTTTCACCTTGAATTTGTCACAAAGGAATATTATACAATCGAAGAAGTTGAACATAAAGGCAGATACAGCGATAAAATAGAGCTGACATTTTATAACTCAGATGATATTGCCCTGGCAACCCATACTTTAGATTATTCGGTTGTGGACTTGTCATACAATATATCATCCGATGAAATTCAGTTTTTTTATTCGATAGACCTGTTGGGCATACCAATTGTTTTGTTAAACAAAACTGCGAAAATCAATTTTATTAAAAAGGTATCGAACAAAAAATAGTAAATATAATCCACCAACAATTTAATCAAATTCTTATTTTCAGCAGTAAATCAACGCCTTTTGTTCTTTGCCATTCATTAAAACCGTCAGGGGCTCTTTAAACTCTACATGTTTAATAAATTCTGTTTCCTGAACCAGATTTTTGTCGGTAAGTTTCTCCATTTTCAACTTTGAGCTGCGTGAATTGTGCGGCACAGAGAAGTAGCCCACGTTCATTGACGTTACATTGTGGAAAAAATGTGAACCAAGAGAGGCGTCCAGCGGAAAATCGGGCAGCCCCATTTCCACAATAATACGCGCTTTGGAAATGTGCGCCCACAAAACAGGAATTCCGGTGTATGGATCCCGCGAGCCCCAGCGCCCGGGTCCTATCAGAACATATTCTTTGCCCTGTGCTTCAAAACGGAGATTCAGTTTACGAATCTCTTCTGCCATTTGTTTGGTTTTCATCTTATCAAATTTTGCAGGATCGACAAAAACCACATCTTTTATATGGTTTATCTTTCCGTTTCCCATCCCCCTTTCGGCGTACATAAGTATTTTATCCTCGTCAACAGCACCCAAATTAATCTCCACTTTTTCCTCTATACGGATCAATGGTTTTATCTGCAAAAGATAAAATGTTGGCAATCCGTTTTCAGCTTTCTCCAAATCGATGGCATATTCAATTTCAACCGGTGAGCCCATCGCTTCTTTAAAAAGTTTTAATAACACCTGTAAAGTTTCAGCCAGTGGCAAGTAGCCGTATTTTAGAATATTTGCAAAATCGACAACACGGGGTCCGTTCATTTGAATTCCCGGGACCAAATCATCATTCTCCATTATATAAGTGGAGGTAGAATGTTCGAGGGTCTCGTCTTCTTCAGCATCTTTTATCCGGAACCGTTTTATTGCAGCATCCTCACCGTCGGTAATTAAATCAAAATTGTCTTTGGTAAGGTCAATTGCATAAAAATGTTTCTGCGAGTCTCTGAGCTGATCTTTAACTGAAGTTGGATTAATGTTTGGATAAAGCGGACAAAAGCGGTAGGAATTTTCGCCGCCAACCACATACATTCCCAAACCAACGGCAGCTACAGAAAAACCATCCTCCGGCTTCATATATGATATGGGATAGTAATTAAACGACTGTGCCACACCCGAAACGCTTGGATAATATTTATTGTTATAATTGTGCCCGATTACCTCCTGGATAACCACCGCCATTTTCTCCTCCTCTATTTTATAGTTCACCGCATCAAAATAAGCTTGTGCTGAATCGGTAAAAATACTGGCATACACCAATTTAATCGCCGTTTCCAATTGCTGGTAACGAACTGAAATATCTGCATGGTTATTGGGAATAAGATAAGTTGAATAAACCCCCGAGAAAGGTTGCAGCAAAGAATCTTCAAACAAACCGGAAGAACGAACCGCCAGTGGCTTTTTCATCGTTTCGAGGTATTTCATAAGCCGTTTTCGGATTTTATCGTCAAACTCCGACTCAAGAAAATGCTGACGAATCGATTCAAAATCGTTTAATGAATAAATATCATCATACAGATTATTCATTTCGATGAATTTATCAAACTCCAGGGCTCCTAAAACTGCTGTAGCGGGGATTCGAATATTCATCCCCCGGATATAATTCTGAAAATCGATATTTTCGATAATATGGCAAATAAAAGCGATTCCGCGGCCTTTTCCCCCAAGAGATCCCTTCGCCAGCCTTACGACAAAACGATTATGATCAACCAGAACCGGGTCAAAGTTTACAATGGTTCCTTTTAATTTTTCGTATCGAACCGAACGAAAAACATTGAGACAAAAATTTCTCAACTCCTGTGCTGACTCAAAATCTTCGGTTTTTATGGGACGTAATCTTTCGGCCATATTTATTTCACCGCGTGCCATTAACCAGGTGGAAAAAGAATTTCGTTTTCCGTGATACAACATTGCCTCAGCCGGAATGGAACTAAATTTTTCCTGAAACTCCTGCAGATTTTCTGCTTCGGCCAGGGGTTTACCATCCATACCCTTAAATACAAAATTCCCAAATCCAAGCCTCCGGTAAAGAAAATTCAGAATGTCCATCGACAAACTTTCTGAATTTTTGTTGATAAAATCGGCACCTACACTTTTGGCGCGTTCGGCATTTGAAATATCATGCGACTGCAACAACGATGGAATCGGATATTTAAAGGTCTGTTTGGCATATTTTAGTAATTCAATTCCGGCATCTTCATCATCCACGCCATCCTTCTCAAACTTAACATCGGAAATTACACACAAAATATACCGGCGGTAAGCGTTAATTAAACGAACTGCCTCTTCGTAAGTATCAACCAGCAATACTTTCGGACGTGCCCTCATTTTTAAAATCTTATGCAGTTCGTCGGTAGCATCCTCCTGAACCAAAATCTGGGTTTGTGTCATCACTGTAGTGTAGAGCATCGGCAAATACCTTGAATAGTATTGAATGCTGTCCTCCACCAAAAGAATAACCCGTACATTTCCGTTTTGTGTATCGCGGGCCACGTTTTTTTTATCCTCGATATATTTTATCATGGCAAGAAAAACATTCGAGTTCCCGTTCCAGACAAAAATACGGTCGATTGAATCCAGCTTTCTTCCTTCCGCCTGAAAATACCGTAAATCGGCATTGTTGTTTACAAGCAACAAAAGCGGAACCCTGGGACGAATGGCCCTTATTTCTTTTGACGTTTGAACAGGTGTATCTTTGTCAACTCCGGCCATAACAATAATTAAATCAAAATCTTTATGTTTTAGCGTTAAAAGTGCATCTTCCTGTGAGTTAACACTTGTAAAGCGTGGAGCTGCATATAAATTTAGCTGTAAATACTCACCAAAAATTTTATCGCTAAACTGTCCTTCACGCACAATGGAATACGAGTCGTAAAGTGTAGCAATCAGGAGCACCTCTTTCACTTTAGTGGGCATCAATTCCTGAAAAATATCACGATCGGTTTTTTTCCGTTTGTAAATGTTTGCCAGTGAAATATTTTCAAGTTCCATAAATATCTGTTTTGAACGATGAAATTAAGAAAAATTCAGGCTTGTTTTTGAATTGGGAATATGCTGAAAAAAAGGTAACTGTTAAATTAAGGGCAAAAAAATCCCGGAGTTTTCTCCCCGGGACATTTGATTTGTTTTATCAGTCGAGTTTATGAATAACCAGGCCTGAGCGTAGTTTGGGTTCAAACCAGGTGGTTTTGGGCGGCATAATGTTTCCGCTGTCGGCAATATTTATCAACTGCTGCATAGAAACCGGATATAAAGCAAAAGCGGCTTTCATTTCCCCTGAGTCGACTCTTCGTTTTAACTCAGCCAAACCACGAATTCCGCCAACAAAATCAATTCTTTTCGAAGTTCTTAAATCTTTAATATCCAAAACCGGATCTAAAATCTGTTTTGAAAGAATGGTTACATCCAAAACGCCAATCGGGTCTTCATCATCATAGGTTCCTTCTTTTGCTGTAAGTTTATACCAGCTTCCGGAAAGATAAAGACTGAACTCATGTAATTTTGAAGGTTTATAGATTTCCTCTCCCATATTTACAACTTCAAATCCTTTTGAACATTCCGCCAGAAAGTCAACATCTGACAAACCATTTAAATCGGCAACCACACGATTGTAATCGATAATCTGCAACTGATCATCCGGAAAATGAACTGCCATAAAAAAATTATATTCCTCATCTCCTGAATGATTTGGATTTTGTGCTGTCTTTTCCAACCCGATTCGGGCTGCTGCTGCCGTGCGGTGATGACCGTCGGCAACATAGGTAAAAGGTACTTTCTCTGCAAAAAGCCTTTCAATTTTTTTATTTGTTTCCACGGAATCAATCGTCCAGAAATGATGTCCGAAACCATCTTCTGCCGTAAAATCATATTCCGGGGGATTATTTTTAACGATTTCAGCTACAATTTTATCAATTTCAGGAACAGCTTTGTATGCAAAAAATACAGGTTCGATATTGGCATTTAAATAACGGGTCAGTACCATTCGGTCTTCCTCTTTTTCCGGCCGGGTTAACTCGTGCTTCCTGATGATTCCATTTTCATAATCGGCACAGGCAGCAGCGCCTACAATTCCATACTGCGTTTTTCCATTCATGGTTTGCGCATAAATGTAATATTTTGCCTGTCCATCCTGTTGCAGCCATCCTTTTCCATGGAAAGCAGTAAAATTATCAACCGCTTTGTTGTACACGATTTCAGAATGAATATCGTCCACACCGGGGCATTCAATTTCTGCTTTTGTGATCCGCAACAGCGATTTTTCTTTTCCGTCAGCCATTCGAGCTGCTTCTTCCGAATTCATTACATCGTAGGGAAGGCATGCCAGTTCTTCGACAATTTCTTTTGGTGGCCGCAGCCCTTTAAATGGTTTTATTTTTGCCATTTGAAATAGATTTTGAATATTGATACAAATAGATTTTAGACCATCAAAAATAGAAATCTAAAATCCAATAGCGATAACAATTAGAATAATCTTTTCCTAAAAAATTCCTCTCCTGTGGGGAGCTTAGGCGGGCTTTATTTATTCACCTGATAAGTTTTATCTCCTTTTTCAAAAAAACCGACGATTTGTTCTGCCGCTGCAACTCCGGCGTTAATATTTGCCTCCGCGGTTTGCGCCCCTGCTTTTTTGGGTGTAAAAAAATAGCGCCCCTCAAATTTTTCAACAAAATCTGCCTCACAGTCGGGAGTAATATCCGACATGTATTTTAAGCCTGGCTTTTC
This genomic interval carries:
- a CDS encoding LytR/AlgR family response regulator transcription factor; this encodes MRCIVIKKPTEQINLIEFIKTVPYFDLVASCTSVFEAYEILQTQPIDLIFIDTDLSKISGLDFIKSLDDKPLFIFYSSNANLAIEGFNLNAIDFLLKPFSFDRFLKAANKALLHYTFREKKSGHEKEKESVENNGQSNEFVLVKTDYQTILVRLDNILYIEGLKDYIKIYTSQNAKPIITLNSLKRLQQNLPSEKFSRIHKSYIVGLDHIKAINKTQVVINDKYIPIGESYKNIFLNRMEELRI
- a CDS encoding SDR family NAD(P)-dependent oxidoreductase; this translates as MEGLKNKVYVFAGAGGIADGVAQFLGTGGAKIVVGDIVLSNAQRCVDVIKESGGDGIATTLDISNEGQVKNLISLGVNTYGKINGLFNVAANINPEEVAKDTNPLDIDIQDWQKNIDINLTGYLLTSKYALPHILEAGGGSIVNTISDAVYAAMPDKLSYSVTKAGIGALTRNVASRFGKQGVRCNAVSPGLVVTESGLKNSGHLVEMVMQMIPAPRVGKPEDMGAMVAFLLSDNSEWITGQTICVDGGAVMRT
- a CDS encoding tetratricopeptide repeat protein translates to MCPKEMCFNAELSIVPNCKKHTAMIKLQMNKLGLFILMLLAIPQITVCQNGEKEYNIGYKSNVYRDYSRDDNLLNKEQNLRNSINNYRVVTISMWYPSNITESDEKVKFGNFLPTIELNEKKDYNVKDSIISPADKFADYYNISKAHFSSLINYTTQSYLNSKHLDEKYPLVIYIPGMNGFSFENHMLCEEIAKQGYVVISFNSKGSDKRWMEPNTIDYENQIRDVQFLIAETNNLSFVDNSKICLVGHSIGGYVNILTKIRDNRISSLVSLDGSIVHDLNRYKEFVYNDLNKVNCPVLSISTQDFNKARIYLDSMSHADRYYCKTLTFNHKDFKSITYLLQTSVDSVKFKAYQKLNNLIVLFINKVNNNKKQGGFDELSNNLSNSGLVTTSYLPSIPDFSDFKFMVYNANFDNMIRVYKNTVKQHPSFELSKNELYDWGNSLRYYGYFSQAIQVYQLLIDLYPDYISGYNGMARTLLLQDDNKEAIKVYKLALKIDPNNESIKRKLNKMTTEKSN
- a CDS encoding PEP/pyruvate-binding domain-containing protein; this encodes MELENISLANIYKRKKTDRDIFQELMPTKVKEVLLIATLYDSYSIVREGQFSDKIFGEYLQLNLYAAPRFTSVNSQEDALLTLKHKDFDLIIVMAGVDKDTPVQTSKEIRAIRPRVPLLLLVNNNADLRYFQAEGRKLDSIDRIFVWNGNSNVFLAMIKYIEDKKNVARDTQNGNVRVILLVEDSIQYYSRYLPMLYTTVMTQTQILVQEDATDELHKILKMRARPKVLLVDTYEEAVRLINAYRRYILCVISDVKFEKDGVDDEDAGIELLKYAKQTFKYPIPSLLQSHDISNAERAKSVGADFINKNSESLSMDILNFLYRRLGFGNFVFKGMDGKPLAEAENLQEFQEKFSSIPAEAMLYHGKRNSFSTWLMARGEINMAERLRPIKTEDFESAQELRNFCLNVFRSVRYEKLKGTIVNFDPVLVDHNRFVVRLAKGSLGGKGRGIAFICHIIENIDFQNYIRGMNIRIPATAVLGALEFDKFIEMNNLYDDIYSLNDFESIRQHFLESEFDDKIRKRLMKYLETMKKPLAVRSSGLFEDSLLQPFSGVYSTYLIPNNHADISVRYQQLETAIKLVYASIFTDSAQAYFDAVNYKIEEEKMAVVIQEVIGHNYNNKYYPSVSGVAQSFNYYPISYMKPEDGFSVAAVGLGMYVVGGENSYRFCPLYPNINPTSVKDQLRDSQKHFYAIDLTKDNFDLITDGEDAAIKRFRIKDAEEDETLEHSTSTYIMENDDLVPGIQMNGPRVVDFANILKYGYLPLAETLQVLLKLFKEAMGSPVEIEYAIDLEKAENGLPTFYLLQIKPLIRIEEKVEINLGAVDEDKILMYAERGMGNGKINHIKDVVFVDPAKFDKMKTKQMAEEIRKLNLRFEAQGKEYVLIGPGRWGSRDPYTGIPVLWAHISKARIIVEMGLPDFPLDASLGSHFFHNVTSMNVGYFSVPHNSRSSKLKMEKLTDKNLVQETEFIKHVEFKEPLTVLMNGKEQKALIYC
- a CDS encoding TetR/AcrR family transcriptional regulator, which translates into the protein MKDIQKDWIETGYRTFALEGPKGLKIERISKEIGKNKSSFYHLFADLEIFTSILLSHHIEQSKIVTVKESGCTDLNDLIEVLVEHKIDLLFNRQLRVNRENIEFKKCFQTVNEMTILAIVPLWYELLSIDKNLPLNELVLKLSLENFFLQITDETINKDWLHEYFKGLKTLVSKV
- a CDS encoding DUF1015 domain-containing protein — protein: MAKIKPFKGLRPPKEIVEELACLPYDVMNSEEAARMADGKEKSLLRITKAEIECPGVDDIHSEIVYNKAVDNFTAFHGKGWLQQDGQAKYYIYAQTMNGKTQYGIVGAAACADYENGIIRKHELTRPEKEEDRMVLTRYLNANIEPVFFAYKAVPEIDKIVAEIVKNNPPEYDFTAEDGFGHHFWTIDSVETNKKIERLFAEKVPFTYVADGHHRTAAAARIGLEKTAQNPNHSGDEEYNFFMAVHFPDDQLQIIDYNRVVADLNGLSDVDFLAECSKGFEVVNMGEEIYKPSKLHEFSLYLSGSWYKLTAKEGTYDDEDPIGVLDVTILSKQILDPVLDIKDLRTSKRIDFVGGIRGLAELKRRVDSGEMKAAFALYPVSMQQLINIADSGNIMPPKTTWFEPKLRSGLVIHKLD
- a CDS encoding acyltransferase family protein, which translates into the protein MKNISNRNLWVDYLRSAITVMVVAHHSSLAYTTFARFDKETYINSTHAIVDTKRWVGLDIFENFNDVFFMSLMFLVGGLFLIKSVNKKGTITFIKDRFYRLFIPFLLLGTGFMLIAYFPSYYVGHNNFDILAYVKDFFGPEKWPVGPPWFIWILFLFNLLFALCQPLFSKLSNNFGTKLSNAKNKPFSFFLFLFCITWILYVPLSYTVGAGKWVGFGPFDFQLSRIFLYFGYFALGILLGNTNFNSEIFSNHSATVKKWWLWLLLSLLVYSTLTAVSEPLKQMLENNLIKEFYAWMIYYVIYAASCTISSIAFITSFRKLANKENKLWNSLSENAYLIYLIHYIFVVWCQFLLLRFDIPAFIKFSLTFILSFFLSWLCSVQLRKIRVIEKYV